The Sorex araneus isolate mSorAra2 chromosome X, mSorAra2.pri, whole genome shotgun sequence DNA segment TGCACTGGGACCTAAGGAGTTCCAGACCAGCTGTGCCCAACACTGTCGGCAGGCTCTGGTGGGGTACGCCCCCTGGTGGTGACATGAAGCCCTGCACTGCCCACAGCTCTGTTCTATCTGGAATGGCATCAGGCTGGGCAGTCAGGTGCCTTCCCAGGTTGGGGACCGGCCTGGTGCTGCATGATGGCGTAAGCTTGGCAAAAACTCTGCTCGGGATTGATAGAGGCCGCCTTGGGCTAAGCATTCTGTGGAGCCCAGTCTAGGGACTGCTGGGGCAAGGAAGTGTCTGGAAGGGAGCGAAGGGGAAGGGGCCAGCCTCAGCGTCTCTCCTCTGGTATGCAGGACCCCCTTGTCCAGTCCTGTGGGCTTGTGGCGTGAAGAAGCAGTGCCTAGAAGCGGGCCCCTGGTGGGGATGTTGGCCTCCTGGCACCCCTTTCTGCTTGATCCCTAGTGTCCCCAGCTCAGTGGCACACACAGTCGTACTGCACagtgttttttaattgaaaaacaacTGACGTCAGAAGCAGCCCCGACTCAAGCTGGGTGTGATTGCCTTGACCCCACCCCCCGCATACACTGAGACTGGCAGGTGACAGGTGGGGGTCCCCATGGGGGCAAGGGTGGTACAGAGCTATGCTGGGGACTCACAGACCCCTCCCGACTGTGGACTGGGAGCCCTGGGGCTGTGTAGCTTCTCTGGGATCACCTAGTCTTGGGGTAAGGCCTGGGTAGAGAAGAGTTGGGGAGCAACTGCCCCCCCTTGCTTGACTGGAAAGGGGCCGGGCAGACCCTGCACCCTGCTCCTAAAAATGTGAGAGAAGAAAGGgacggtggagggaagaagagtcCCAGACTGGGGGACACCCAAGGAGAACAAGGTAGTGCCGCTGGATAGGGGCACCCTCACAGGCTCTGGAGTGCCAGGAACCAAGAGGGCACAAGACCAGCAAGTGGGGTGCACTCAACTGGGTCCTCTATCTCCACCCCACTGTCACAGCCTTCTCCCCCATCCTAGGCCCAGGGATCATTTCCAGTGATCAAGCCTCGGGCAGTTTGGTTTCAGGGTGAATGTAAAGAAAACTTGGTCAGGGCACCTCTGAGTGGCTAGGATGGGTGGCCAGAGACAGCTGGGATGGGGGCCAGGCTCCACGCGCATGCTCAGGAGCCAGGGCGAGGGGGTCATAGGGCAATTAGTGGGGGCTGCGGGTCAAAGGAGGGGCCAGGGTTTCTCCCTCTGTGCCCCACTTCAGGCCAGCCACTGGGCTCCCCGGGACCCTGTCCAGGTCACCAGGCTGCAGCTGAGGCCTCTACTTCTTATAGTTGCCAAACTGGATGGCCAGGCGGTCGGTGACGCAGCGGAAGGTGGCCGGCTGCACCTCCCAGTAGGGCACAGGGTTGTTGAAAAGGCTGATGCCGTTGTAGTAGGCCCGCTTCACCCCAAAGCCCACGGGGCAGAAGTCGTTGACACCCACCGTTGTGATGTTGTTAGTGTGCAGGTATACCACCTGGGGGCAGAGGGAACGCCTGTCATTCTCCCTGCATGCGccgggaggcaggagagggagtgGGCCGAGACCCTGGGAtgtgagcagggccaggaatgCCTTGTGTGGTGAGTGGGCATGTCCCTGCAAGGAACTGGGCACCTTTGGGATCTCTGGTCCTCCTTTCTGGGTCCCCAGTCCTGGATCTGTCCCTAGGGGAGAACTCCAGAGACTAGAGGCCGTGTGGCAGCGTGGGGCACAGGAGGAAGGCAGAAGAGAGCGCAGCACAGAAACGGTCAGTCTGCCGCTGCGCCCTCTAGAGGCAAAGAGGACACTAGTCGCTAgagggcgccctctgctggcagcACCCACCACcacaagcagcagcagcagcagcagccaaggGGTCCCTCTGACCCACAGCACCTCTGGGAGGTGTGAACGGGGTCCagaaagagatctgagttcacAGAAGGGCAGGGCAAGGCCAAGTTTGCCCTCAACACTGCAGAGAAGTGAAGCAAGTCCCCCCACTTGCACTCCTCCCCAGTAGGGCCATCTGCCTGGGACTCAGTCTTGGGGTGAACCCAGACTGTTCCGTTACCATACTGATCCGGCCCAGGCTTTCCGGAGTCCCTTCTCCAGGCCTGCCTGGCTGACTCCTGTACATCCCACCGCCCCAACAAGATTGCTCCCTCACACAAGTGGAGGGGGGAGGTAGGCAGGGCTGCTCCCTCACCTGCAGGAGCTTGAGGTCAGGGAGCCCGGCGGGCACCCGAGCCAGCTTGTTGTTGTCCAGGTGGAGCTCCCGGAGGCTGGGCAGGAAGCTCAGGCTCCCATTCTCAATCATGCGGATCTGGTTGTGGCCTAGGCCCAGCCTGCAGCAGGAGGGAGCGGAGCCAAGTGAGGTGGGGTGTGCAGAGGCGAGGCGAGTGGGGAGACGGGGGACCCAGGACCATACCTGTACAGCTTGGAGTAGCGGAGCAGGTCCTCCAGCTCGATGGCTTGGATCTTGTTGTGGTCCAGATGGAGTTCGTTCAGGGTCTCTGGGAGGTCTGCCGGGGAGATGTGCTGAGCCGAGTGCGGCTAGGTGGTGGCTCAGAGCTGGGGCGggcccccctttccccacccccccgctgGGGTCCCTGGCCCCTGCAGGGCTGTCTTCCTACCTTTGGGGATGCCTGTGAGCTTCGCCTCAGAGATGCGTAGGTAGTTGAGCTTCAGGCCATCGAAGGCTCCAGGCTCAAAGCCGCTGTTTTCCAGGGGGTTCCCTCCCATCTCTAGGAAATAGCCCTCTCAGCATGGGGCTAattgcacccccacacccctcagcATCTGCCTGCCAGGCCCTCCTCATCATCCACTCTCCCAGCAGGCTGTTGGGAGCCCCAGGAAGGAACTTGGAGATCCAAACTGGGCCCTCCAGAACACTCCAGAATTTTCCACGAGCCACACTAGACTTGCCCAGTGGCGCCGCACCCGGCTCACCGATGCAGTTCATGTTGCGCAGGCCACTGAACACGCCCTTGGGCACCTTGCGGATCCTGTTGTCATGGATTCGCAGCTCCACCAGTGAGCTGGGCAGGTTGGGCGGGATCTCCACCAGGTGGTTCTTGGAGATATACAGCTTCTGCAGCCTGCGCAGCGGGCTGAAGGCCTTCTCATGGATCTTGGAGATCTTGTTGTTCACCAGGACCAGAGCCTGCAGCAGGGAGTCCTGAAGACAcgccctcttcctctccccccccacgAGAGCTGTCTGCCTTTGCCATTCTGTGCCTTAGTTTACCACCTGACTTCCTCCTCCTTTGCTGACAGAAGTCGATCAGGTGAAGTGTTGGGTGTGGGGTCCACAGTCAGctgagctcaggggctattcccagctctgtgctcagggcaccatacacAATTCTGGGTATCGAACCAGGTGAGCCACACTCAGGGCTctcgcctcccctccccgcccccactatGCTGTGTGTGAGATTCTTGAAGTTGTTTGTTGTGCCCTGCTGGCAGCTgagcaccctccccctccccgccttggTGCTACCCTCTTGCCGGCTGATGCACACGCGGGGGGCGCAGGGGCGGCTTACGTAGAGGTGCTGGAGGCCCTTGAAGTCGTCCTTGCGGAGCTCGGCGATGTCATTGTTCTGCAGGTCCAGCAGCGTGGTGTCCGGGGAGATGTCCTTGGGGACCGCCTTCAGACCTGTGGGCGGGCGGCAGTGGGCGGGGGGAAGTCAAGGCTCCCTGCGCGGTTGCTAGGAGCCTCCTCTGTGCCGAGCCTCTGCAGAGAGCCACGCACGTGTGCAGCACATGTGCTGCAATCGGGGACCCCAACCCCACCTCAGctgggcccctctgccccccgcagGGACTGACCTAGATCAGAGCACTGGACCACACGCAGGTGGCAGTGGCAGCCGAAGGGGCACATGGCACTGAAGGTGGGGGTGATGGAGTCCAGGTCCGGGGCACCCGACGTGCTGTCGGCCCCTGAAGCCTCCTCAGCGTCATTCAGCATGGGAAGCCCGTCGTCCAGGGTAAAGTCCCAAAAACCTCTCTGCTCGAACGGCAGGGCCTGGCCCAAGGCCAGCAGTGCCGCGAGGAGCCACAGGGGCCACATGGTCAGGTGCCTGGGGGCAGAGCAGGGCGGGCTGTCAGAAGGGCTGCGCAGCTGCCCCGGGGCCCAGTCCAACACCTCCCATGCCAGCTCCTGCGGCAGGACACAACCTCTTCCCCATCACATTcacgaacacacatgcacagaggcaTGCACAGGCATACATGCAAATTTACAAGTGCGCAGctgcacacatatgtacagaacACCCGCACAGGTCACgttgacacacacacaaacacgagTGTGAATGAATGGGTACATGAATACATAGCCACCCATATGCACGCACATGAAGGCAGGCCCACGTGCACACTCACAGCttatgcacacacgcgcacacacgtagACTCATGGGCACAGAGATGAGACGCACCTGCACAGAGACACCCACATGAAGGCATGCACACTCATGAATACACACTTATAcatgcctgcacacacatgcttggACATGTGCATGAAGGCATGTCTGtggatgcacacacatgcagacacacatgtgcactcatgAGCATGCATAGGCCCCCTGGATGCACTGAGGTCagcatggggggctgggggccaggagccACTCCCTGAAGGCTCTGAGAACCCAGACTTGAACAGCCACGTGGGACAGAGCATTTCTTTGGAGCCAGAGGCCTATGCACCAGCTccccactgggggtggggagggaaaggagccGGATTGCCCTGGGGCAGCACAGTCCTCCCTGGCTCCTGACTGCAGCCCATCCCCCCAGAGGCCTGCccaggggaggggtggtgggcagggcagaggcagaCTTGCCAGAGGCCCCCTGGGCCGGGCAGCCCTGCCCAAGCCTGCCTTGTGCCCACATGTGCCATGGAGACAGCCCCTAAACTCACTGGCAGGGCAGGCCCAGGACAGGAAAGGGGGACCCCTGCTTCTCCCTGCCGTTTCCGGGGAAAATCCTGGCAAGGAGGCCAACCTGTGGGTAAGAGCCCCGCTGGCCACCAGGCCCAGCCCATCTGGACAGGGGAGGGGCATGCTGAGTGTGGTGGGGTGCCCTATCCCGCACCCTtacctccatccccacccctcatAGTGCGGTGCTATGGTGGGCTTACGGGAGCAGGAAGATGCTGGCCCCCAAGaaagtcccccaacccccaccaggccTTCAAGGGCACTCCCAGGAGGGACGCGTGGGGGTACCGGCCCCTTCCCAGGTTATGGGCAAGAAGCGAGGGGCACTCGGTCTGGCAGTATTCTGGAGGGATGTCGAGGCCCGCCTGCCTGCTCCCCACTTCATTTCCCTCGCAGCTGGGGTGCGGTGGCAGTGGGGAGACACCGGGGCCTCCTTGTGCAGCCCCTGAAAGCCTGTGCAGTGCTCCAGGCAGGGCTGCCCGGCCAAACAAGCCACATTGGCAGCCTCTGAGAACATGGTTGGGCCGTGCCAGGCATTCAGGCCAGGCCAAGGGCGGTGGGAGCAGGACCTGAGGCTGGCAGGCCGGAGTGTGGCAGATGTGTGGCCTGGGGCTGCCAAGTAGCCTTGGCCCAGGGCACCGCCCGGCTGCCACCTTCCAGCCAGGCTTCAgaggccccccgcgccccgccctctGCACCCAATGCCAGAGGCAGGCCCTCTGCCTCAGTTCTGCTCCCTGGCTGCTCTCACTGTCCTTCGGCACTGGGGGCCAACCCACAAGAGGGGACCTAGGTGTCTGTCTGTGGGGTGACCGTGGCAAAGGCTGTTGGCTGGAATGTCATGAAGTCCTGGGCTCCTACTTTCCAGGTTCTTTCTAGAAgcttccaggaagaggaagatggcTCTCACTTcccaggagcagggctggggctgggtacTCTCTTACCACAAAGAAGCGCCACTTGCTAATtgggtaaactgaggctcccAGTATGCCTCAGCAGCCCCTCTGGCCAGCTATTGTTCCCAGAGCCTGGCTCGGtgttccttctccccttcctgggccccacacccccacaccagcCCCACTCAGCTTCCTTCGCCTGGGCAAGCCAGGGAGGTTCCCGAGCGAGCATTCTAGACCCCCCAGGCTGAGACACTCTGCTGGGCTCCCCAgagccgccctcccccgcccatcCTGGAGTCAAGCCAAGGCGAGGGGCTTGGCTCCGAGCCCCAGGAGGGGCCTCCCAGCCCGGGGCTCCCCAcagcccttccccagccccagtcCTGCTCGGGTTGGCTTCAGCGCCCCCCTAAGCCCTCAAGGTGTGTCAGTGCAAGGAGGGGATGGCGAGCGGTCCTCCAGGAGGAGTGGGGGCTCCGGATGGGGGAAGGGCCTAACCTCAGGACCTCCCCGCTGGAAAGTGGGGGGATGAACCCTAGGTCTCTCTTCAGCAGGGGAGTGCTGGGAAATTCCTTCTAGAAGGTCGGGGAGAGGCTCTGGTAGCTCCCCGCCGCCCTTCTGGGACagccagtgctgggggtgggagggtcaccGACCTCCCGGGGgatccccgggggtgggggggacactccGCCAAGGTAGTAGGGGGTAACAGGGTCATGAAGGGTGTGGGGAGACGGGGTGTGAGGATTGGAGGAGGGGGCCCCAGGAAATCCAGGAGTGGGGGAAGGAGGCAGTCACCAGCAGGTCCACGACACAGAGAGGGCTCTTTTATCCTGTCACCCCCTAGCCACCGCCCTGAACAGAACCGCCAGCACACCCATCACAGAAGGGCCCCTGGGCTGTGGCTGCTGCCTGGCCCTGTGGCAGGGTTGAGGGGGGCTCTGGAGGCCCTCCAGGCCAGAGCTAGGGGTTCTAGGGCTGAGCCTGGTCCTCCCTTGGAGCGCTGGACCTCACCCCACTGGAGAGAGCACGCCTAATCCTGGCCCAGAGTTGATCCCCTCTCTGCAGCAGGGGACAAGCGACCCCCAGGGAGCCGTTCAGATGGGGGCCATGTAGAAGCTGGGGAGAGGGCCGGGGGGCTCCCATCTGGCAGGGTTCCAGTTGGCCAGGGCTGTATGGCACTGTGGCCAGGCTTCCTCTCCCTGTCTCGCAGTCTGGAGGGACAGGACAGAACTGCCCAGCAGCCATGCACAGGAACCCCAGCTGGTCCAGGAGCTGGAGTCAAGGGATGCCCTGTGGGTTAGTGGAGAGTCTGAGCAGGGTTCTGGGCCAGCCTGGGAAAGAACAGCATCGGCACCCAACTCTGAGCTGGTCGCACATGGTGTCCTCTGATCCAGGGGACCAGCGAGGCTACCAGACAGGGCTTGTCCACGGCTTGCCCCAAGAGCTTTTTTGGTGGAGCTGGGCTTGCCCGGCTGCCCTCCCATGCCTTGGCGGTGCTCTGTGGCATGGCAGCAGGGGGCCAGAACCCCAGGGGAGCTTGACTGACTCCTGAGgtcagaggggagaggggtgtgggaaGGGCAGAAAGGGCCCGGCAGGCGGCAGGCGGGAGGAGCCCAGGGCGGAGGGCAGGGATGCGCCGGCAGCCCGGTCGGGCCGACGTGGGGCCGAGTGCGGGAGCCTGCGGGGTGGCACGCAGCCCTACCTGGGGCGGGACGGAGGCTGTCTAGTTGGCAGCGTGGGTGTCGCGCAGTCTCGTCCCGGCCGTCTGGCGCAGCTGCTCGCTCCCGGACTGGCGGCAGAGAGAGGGAGCcggaggggcgggagggcggctaaaggctgggcgggcggggctgggcggaggGGCGCGGAGGGGGCTGGGCGGGACGaggctggtgggagggggcaggcttCCCGGCCCCCCTGACGGCTTCAAAGGAGCAATTTTCTAGTAGACGGTGGGGCTAgctcccccctcctcctggcTCGCGCACCCCATCCCGCCCCCGCGTGCACACAGCTCATTCCCTCACCCCGGGACCCCAGGCCTTACACAAACTTTCCACTGCCAGCATGGGGCCACTGAGGCCTAGAGCGGGATCTGATGGCGCCCTTGGCGAGAcgcaggaagggaagaaaaaaggggaGGCGGCCTACGGGTGCTGCTCCAGCCAGTGGCCCCCCAGAAGTCTCTCCTGAGACCACCCAGAACTTgcagcccccgcccggcccagcaAAAAAGGGGTTCCCAGTCCGGCAGGCAGGCACCACAGGCAGCCTATGGCCCCTAAAGCAGAGGAACAGGTCCTGTCCTAGTGTTTGGGGCCTGACTCAGCACGAAGTGCCAGCCCCGAGGCTGAGAGGCCAGCGCATCTTGCTCAACCCATGCAGGTCCCCCAGGGGATGACGGCTCAGACACTTGCAGAGAAGGGCCACCAATGGGTGAGACCCCCGAGATCTTGCAGGCCTGGCACACGGCAGCGGGGTGCGGGTAGAAAGCAGCCAAGGCTGAGGCCGGCACCAGGAGAGGCCCCAAGCGCTGTGGTGGCCCGCTGCCCTGTTTGTGGTAGCAGGACATGGGACAGAGCGCTCGCTCCACTTCAGCCTGTTCCCCAGCACTTCCCTGGTCCCTCAGTCCGGAGCACTGGATGTGCCCAGACAGCAGTCAAGCGCCTCATCAATGGTAGCACCTACATAGTAGCAGGCGTGGCGGGAGGAAGAGGGCAAACACGGTCCAAAGCACGTCTGCAGACCCCTGGCTGCTCACCAGACCACGTCCAGTGGAAGGAGGGTGGGGTCAGTGGGCAGAAGAGTCCTGGCCAGGCCCACAGAGGCTGGACAGGACCACGGAAAGGTTGGGCTTGGCCTTGGGGGTGCTGAGAATATTCTGTAGTTAATTGAGACAGCCAAATAACTCTGCATCACGTGTTTAGAACTGGACACGCAGGCTACAAAggttgctcaaagggctggtgtgtgtgcttatgtgcacATTCCCGCACCCCACGACCCCTAAAGCCACTGAAGATAGCACTGGTGACCCCCAGGACTGCTGGGgagtttcaaaaaataaaacccctcaaataaacaaaaaaaatacaactagGTGAAGTGTAGGGTGTGCGTAATGGAGTCTTGTACCAACCCAGGGGTGACACTCCAATGGCCCAAGGATTTAGTCCTTTGGACACTCCAGGAGCCACTGGAGCAGGGTCTCTTTCCATGCAGGCTTGGGGGTCTTCCTGGAGGACGCCTTGGAGAAGGTAGGAACGAAAGGACAGAACCAAGTGGCAAGGGTCATTACGTGGCTGCCATGAGGGGAGCCCCTGAGGGG contains these protein-coding regions:
- the BGN gene encoding biglycan; the protein is MWPLWLLAALLALGQALPFEQRGFWDFTLDDGLPMLNDAEEASGADSTSGAPDLDSITPTFSAMCPFGCHCHLRVVQCSDLGLKAVPKDISPDTTLLDLQNNDIAELRKDDFKGLQHLYALVLVNNKISKIHEKAFSPLRRLQKLYISKNHLVEIPPNLPSSLVELRIHDNRIRKVPKGVFSGLRNMNCIEMGGNPLENSGFEPGAFDGLKLNYLRISEAKLTGIPKDLPETLNELHLDHNKIQAIELEDLLRYSKLYRLGLGHNQIRMIENGSLSFLPSLRELHLDNNKLARVPAGLPDLKLLQVVYLHTNNITTVGVNDFCPVGFGVKRAYYNGISLFNNPVPYWEVQPATFRCVTDRLAIQFGNYKK